From a single Sulfitobacter sp. HNIBRBA3233 genomic region:
- a CDS encoding phosphotransferase family protein produces the protein MTDTQTLDEAAVADYLKQNLPGFEGPMEVRKFQGGQSNPTFLLKTPAHDYVLRRKPPGTLLKSAHAVDREFRVQSALQGSDVPVAKMHLLCEDDDVIGSMFYIMDHVPGRNFNLPSMEGVSPQDRGRIISEMNRVLAALHEVDIEARGLSDYGPEGNYYARQIGRWTKQYKASETDKIPAMDELMARLAEETPQEDGQRTLVHGDYRLDNMIFDAETTDCRAVLDWELSTIGHPYADLAAVIMQWQMPAGTEGRGMAGLDRKALGLPSDEEFIAQYCKRRGIDGIDNFGFYLGFTFFRMAGIIQGVLKRALDGNASNPERAMKVGQYVPVFAQHGLDALKQG, from the coding sequence ATGACCGACACCCAAACTCTCGATGAAGCGGCGGTGGCCGACTATCTCAAGCAGAATCTGCCCGGCTTCGAGGGGCCGATGGAGGTCAGGAAATTTCAGGGCGGCCAGTCCAACCCGACCTTTCTGCTGAAGACCCCCGCGCATGACTACGTCCTGCGCCGCAAGCCCCCCGGAACGCTGTTGAAATCCGCCCACGCGGTGGACCGCGAATTCCGCGTGCAAAGCGCCTTGCAGGGCAGCGACGTGCCGGTGGCGAAGATGCATCTGCTCTGTGAGGACGACGATGTAATCGGGTCGATGTTCTATATCATGGATCACGTGCCGGGCCGGAACTTCAACCTGCCGTCGATGGAGGGTGTCTCTCCGCAGGATCGCGGCCGCATCATCTCGGAGATGAACCGCGTCCTTGCCGCCCTGCACGAGGTCGATATCGAAGCCCGCGGCCTGAGCGACTATGGCCCCGAGGGCAACTATTACGCGCGCCAGATCGGGCGCTGGACGAAACAGTACAAAGCCTCCGAAACCGACAAGATCCCGGCGATGGACGAGCTGATGGCGCGTCTGGCCGAAGAAACACCCCAGGAGGATGGCCAGCGCACGCTGGTGCATGGTGACTACCGCCTCGACAACATGATCTTCGACGCCGAAACCACCGATTGCCGCGCCGTTCTCGACTGGGAGCTTTCGACGATCGGCCACCCCTACGCGGATCTGGCCGCCGTCATCATGCAATGGCAGATGCCCGCGGGCACCGAGGGGCGCGGGATGGCGGGGCTCGACCGCAAGGCGCTCGGGCTTCCCTCGGACGAGGAGTTCATCGCGCAATACTGCAAGCGGCGCGGGATCGACGGGATCGACAACTTCGGTTTCTACCTCGGATTCACGTTCTTCCGCATGGCGGGGATCATCCAAGGCGTTCTGAAACGTGCGCTTGACGGCAACGCCTCCAACCCGGAGCGGGCGATGAAAGTCGGGCAATACGTGCCGGTCTTCGCCCAGCACGGGCTGGATGCACTGAAGCAAGGATAG
- a CDS encoding branched-chain amino acid ABC transporter substrate-binding protein, translating into MKKITKIGAVSALSLMIGATAAFAEDIKIAFIDPLSGPFASTGTNGLHQFEFAAEYMVNDKGGLLDGQMMEVVGFDNKISPKESLIQLQVAIDQGIRYIVQGNSSGVANALTEAIDKHNRRNPDSRVLFLNYAAVDPALTNDKCNFWHFRFDANADIKMDALTDVIAEQQDIKKVYIIGQDYSFGKAVSDAANSMLGEKRPDIEIVGDELHPIGKVKDFTPYARKVVSSGADAVITGNWGADMLGLGKSIIENGFEGPIYTYYAAGSGITAAFGESGKDRIRLISQGSINPIGSEEARELYNAFEAKYPDGNIDQSRIFNVIGMLSKAIEEAGTADDVVAVASALEGMEYDSMWGGKLFMRPQDHQLIQDMHVGVHTDENLDFDYDQSGFGIVNESTVEMASMDAPTTCEMKRP; encoded by the coding sequence ATGAAGAAGATTACCAAAATCGGTGCGGTTTCCGCGCTGTCGCTCATGATCGGCGCCACCGCCGCATTCGCCGAAGACATCAAGATCGCGTTCATCGATCCGCTGTCCGGCCCCTTTGCAAGCACCGGCACCAACGGTCTGCACCAGTTTGAATTCGCTGCCGAATACATGGTCAACGACAAGGGCGGTCTGCTCGATGGTCAGATGATGGAAGTCGTCGGTTTCGACAACAAGATCAGCCCGAAAGAATCGCTGATCCAGCTTCAGGTCGCGATCGACCAGGGCATCCGCTACATCGTGCAGGGTAACTCCTCGGGCGTGGCGAACGCACTGACCGAAGCCATCGACAAGCACAACCGCCGCAACCCCGACAGCCGCGTTCTGTTCCTGAACTACGCCGCCGTCGATCCGGCACTGACCAACGACAAGTGCAACTTCTGGCACTTCCGCTTCGATGCCAACGCAGACATCAAGATGGACGCGCTGACCGACGTGATCGCCGAGCAGCAGGACATCAAGAAGGTCTATATCATCGGGCAGGACTATTCGTTCGGGAAGGCTGTTTCGGATGCCGCAAATTCGATGCTGGGCGAAAAGCGCCCCGACATCGAGATCGTCGGCGACGAACTGCACCCCATCGGCAAGGTGAAGGATTTCACACCCTACGCCCGCAAGGTCGTATCCTCGGGTGCGGATGCCGTCATCACCGGCAACTGGGGCGCGGACATGCTGGGCCTCGGCAAGTCGATCATCGAGAATGGCTTTGAAGGGCCGATCTATACCTATTACGCGGCGGGCTCCGGTATCACGGCGGCCTTCGGCGAAAGCGGCAAGGATCGTATCCGCCTGATTTCTCAGGGCAGCATCAACCCCATCGGGTCGGAAGAAGCGCGTGAGCTCTATAACGCCTTCGAAGCGAAGTATCCCGACGGCAACATCGACCAGAGCCGGATCTTCAACGTGATCGGCATGCTGTCCAAGGCCATCGAGGAAGCGGGCACGGCGGATGACGTCGTTGCGGTCGCGAGCGCGCTGGAAGGGATGGAGTACGACAGCATGTGGGGCGGCAAACTGTTCATGCGCCCACAGGATCACCAGCTGATCCAGGACATGCACGTTGGCGTTCATACCGACGAAAACCTGGATTTCGACTACGACCAGTCCGGTTTCGGCATCGTGAACGAATCCACGGTCGAGATGGCGTCCATGGATGCACCGACAACATGCGAAATGAAGCGCCCCTGA
- a CDS encoding histidine phosphatase family protein, whose product MAELLVIRHGQAAFGQANYDVLSDLGHRQSAAAGAWLREMGWVPDRLVTGTLERQRDTLKAMGFDGTAEEHPGLNEYDFADLLRARFKGDVPDLVKGDRKTHFRTLRETVFEWQKDAFDDAAETWGEFTARVEAARSFATDTDARRVLVVSSGGVIGQLVAASLGAPAQQMMQLNLQIKNSAMTRFQFSGSLFSLSEFNATPHFASPERADLMSYS is encoded by the coding sequence ATGGCTGAGCTTCTGGTCATCCGCCACGGGCAGGCCGCTTTCGGGCAGGCCAATTACGACGTTCTGTCTGACCTCGGTCACCGCCAGTCGGCGGCGGCGGGCGCGTGGCTGCGCGAGATGGGCTGGGTGCCGGACCGTCTGGTCACAGGCACGCTCGAGCGGCAGCGCGACACGTTGAAGGCGATGGGCTTCGACGGGACCGCCGAAGAACACCCCGGCCTGAACGAATACGATTTTGCCGACCTTCTGCGCGCAAGGTTCAAGGGCGATGTGCCTGATCTGGTGAAGGGTGACCGCAAGACCCATTTCCGCACCCTGCGCGAAACCGTTTTCGAATGGCAAAAGGATGCGTTCGACGACGCGGCCGAAACATGGGGCGAGTTCACCGCCCGCGTCGAGGCGGCCCGCAGCTTTGCGACCGATACCGATGCGCGCCGTGTGCTGGTCGTCAGTTCGGGCGGCGTCATCGGGCAGCTTGTCGCGGCATCGCTGGGCGCCCCCGCGCAGCAGATGATGCAGCTGAACCTGCAGATCAAGAACAGCGCGATGACGCGCTTCCAGTTTTCGGGTAGCCTGTTTTCGTTGAGCGAATTCAACGCCACCCCCCATTTCGCGTCGCCCGAACGGGCGGACCTGATGAGCTACAGTTGA
- a CDS encoding IclR family transcriptional regulator — protein MDHFDPELEGKDRNFVTALARGLEILRCFRGTEVTLTNSDFAERTGMPKATISRLTHTLCALDYLVADSRVGTYRLSTGVLQLGFAALTAMDLGERVAPEMRSLRDDGPNPFITVALGEQHRDEVVYIATETSGEDVSLVIRVGSRLPLFHSAMGKAVLVGMNDAQRGRALDFVAEHTPEKAKDAELQMNEAIAEFAEKGFCTGYGNWRPDVNGIAVPVHQLQGDRVFGLNVGGPAYRVKPKQLESVYAERLITAARRLSLRP, from the coding sequence ATGGATCACTTCGACCCGGAACTCGAAGGCAAGGATCGGAATTTCGTCACCGCGCTCGCGCGCGGGCTCGAAATCCTCAGATGTTTCCGCGGGACCGAAGTGACCCTGACCAACAGCGATTTCGCCGAACGCACCGGCATGCCGAAGGCGACGATCTCGAGGCTGACGCATACGCTCTGCGCGCTGGACTACCTCGTCGCGGACAGCCGTGTGGGCACATACAGGCTCAGCACCGGTGTGCTGCAACTGGGCTTTGCCGCGCTGACGGCGATGGATCTGGGCGAGAGGGTCGCACCCGAAATGCGCAGCCTGCGCGACGACGGGCCGAACCCTTTCATCACGGTGGCCCTGGGCGAGCAGCACCGCGACGAAGTTGTCTATATCGCGACCGAAACCTCTGGCGAGGATGTGTCGCTGGTGATCCGTGTCGGATCGCGCCTGCCGCTCTTTCACTCGGCCATGGGCAAGGCGGTGCTGGTCGGGATGAATGACGCCCAACGCGGCCGCGCGCTGGATTTCGTCGCAGAGCACACTCCGGAAAAAGCGAAGGATGCGGAACTCCAGATGAACGAGGCGATTGCCGAGTTTGCGGAAAAGGGATTCTGCACCGGCTACGGAAACTGGCGACCGGACGTGAACGGCATCGCGGTACCTGTCCACCAGCTTCAGGGGGATCGCGTGTTCGGCCTGAACGTCGGCGGCCCGGCCTACCGCGTGAAACCCAAGCAGCTGGAAAGCGTCTACGCGGAGCGGCTGATCACGGCCGCGCGCCGGCTGAGTCTCAGGCCCTGA